The Pontibacter pudoricolor genome contains a region encoding:
- the rimO gene encoding 30S ribosomal protein S12 methylthiotransferase RimO, protein MKVRSLKKDKVNVITLGCSKNLVDSEVLMGQLRANEFDVAHESDKDDSNIIIVNTCGFIDNAKQESIDTILRYADAKEAGQIDKLYVTGCLSQRYKDSLEAEIPQVDAYFGTLELPRLLKTLEADYKHELIGERLLTTPSHYAYFKIAEGCNRPCSFCAIPLMRGKHVDRPIEDLVREAKRLASMGTKELILIAQDLTYYGLQQYGERKLADLLRNLSDVEGIEWIRMQYAYPSQFPMEVFDVMAERDNICKYLDMPLQHISDNMLKTMRRGISKRRTIELVDSIRQRVPDIALRTTLIAGHPGETDQDFQELYDWVGETRFDRLGIFAYSHEDNTHSYTLEDNVPEEVKQERADAIMELQQGISVELNEEKVGKTYKVLFDRKESGYFVGRTQYDSPEVDNEVLVPADSNYVRLGDFANVKITDSSDFDLYGEVVA, encoded by the coding sequence GTGAAAGTAAGATCACTCAAAAAAGATAAAGTAAACGTAATCACATTGGGCTGTTCTAAAAACCTGGTGGATTCGGAAGTGCTGATGGGGCAGCTGCGTGCCAACGAGTTTGATGTGGCACACGAGTCTGACAAAGATGATTCGAACATCATTATCGTGAACACCTGCGGCTTTATAGACAATGCCAAGCAGGAGTCTATCGATACTATTCTGCGCTACGCCGATGCCAAAGAAGCCGGCCAGATAGATAAACTATACGTGACCGGTTGCCTTTCGCAGCGCTACAAAGACTCGCTGGAAGCGGAGATTCCGCAGGTAGATGCTTACTTTGGTACACTGGAGCTGCCGCGTTTACTTAAAACACTGGAAGCAGACTATAAGCACGAACTGATCGGGGAACGCTTACTGACTACGCCTTCACACTACGCCTATTTTAAAATTGCCGAAGGCTGTAACCGTCCATGCTCTTTCTGTGCGATACCCTTGATGCGCGGCAAACACGTGGATCGTCCGATTGAAGACCTGGTGCGCGAAGCAAAGCGACTGGCAAGCATGGGTACAAAAGAACTTATCCTTATTGCCCAGGATCTGACGTACTATGGTTTGCAACAATATGGCGAGCGCAAGCTGGCTGATCTGCTTCGTAACCTGTCGGATGTGGAAGGCATTGAGTGGATCAGAATGCAGTATGCTTACCCGTCGCAGTTTCCGATGGAAGTGTTTGATGTGATGGCTGAGCGCGATAATATCTGCAAGTACCTGGATATGCCATTACAGCACATCTCGGATAACATGCTGAAGACCATGCGCCGCGGTATAAGCAAGCGCAGAACGATTGAGCTGGTAGATTCTATCCGCCAGCGCGTACCGGACATTGCCTTAAGAACAACGCTTATTGCCGGCCACCCGGGCGAAACAGACCAGGATTTCCAGGAACTATACGATTGGGTGGGAGAGACCCGTTTCGACAGACTGGGTATTTTTGCATACTCCCACGAGGACAACACGCACTCTTACACCTTGGAAGATAACGTGCCGGAAGAAGTGAAGCAGGAGCGCGCCGATGCCATTATGGAATTACAACAAGGCATTTCGGTTGAACTGAACGAGGAGAAAGTAGGCAAAACTTACAAAGTGCTTTTCGACCGTAAAGAAAGCGGTTATTTTGTAGGCCGTACCCAATACGACTCTCCGGAAGTAGACAACGAAGTGCTGGTGCCAGCCGACAGCAACTATGTGCGCCTGGGCGATTTTGCAAATGTAAAGATCACAGATTCTTCTGATTTCGACCTTTATGGCGAAGTAGTAGCATAA
- a CDS encoding acyl-CoA thioesterase, with protein MARIKVTIPEHTYFTATIPVRVTDLNYGNHLGNDALLSILHEARMQLLGHFGWSELQIGGASMIMADVAIEYKGEGFYGDVLTINLAFDDIGKYGFDITYHVLNQHGKEVARAKTGMLCFNYTERKLMTLPDEVKAKIETKA; from the coding sequence ATGGCACGCATAAAAGTAACGATACCCGAACATACATACTTTACCGCAACTATACCGGTACGCGTTACCGACCTGAACTATGGCAACCACCTGGGCAACGATGCCCTGCTCTCCATTCTGCACGAAGCACGCATGCAGCTGCTGGGGCACTTCGGGTGGAGCGAACTGCAGATTGGCGGCGCCAGCATGATTATGGCTGATGTGGCGATAGAATACAAGGGCGAAGGCTTTTACGGCGATGTGCTAACTATAAACCTGGCTTTCGATGATATTGGCAAGTATGGCTTTGATATTACGTACCACGTTCTCAACCAGCATGGCAAAGAAGTAGCCCGCGCTAAAACCGGAATGCTCTGCTTTAACTATACCGAGCGCAAACTAATGACCCTGCCCGACGAAGTAAAGGCTAAAATTGAAACTAAAGCCTAA
- the bshC gene encoding bacillithiol biosynthesis cysteine-adding enzyme BshC yields MEVTTMKITKMDYAATGAFSQTIADYLSQNEKLTPFYNRFPTIAAFEAQLQEKSFSQEQRQVLYKALQEQYSSVSEINPKVQQNLDLLLQPNTYTITTGHQLNIFTGPLYFVYKIITAINTCKQLQEKYPNYNFVPVYWMATEDHDFAEINHFNLFGKSYSWESEQKGAVGRFSTKGLEQLLDELPEKFPVFEDAYRNSNTLADATRAITHSLFGEYGLVTIDGDHAELKKALTPIVEKELTENLSHKLVSKTSAQLEELGYKPQVYSREINLFYLEDNLRERIIEENGNYKVLNTDTSFTKGEILQLAKEHPEQFSPNVILRPLYEELILPNLAYIGGGAEVVYWFQLKQVFEHYNVAFPLLMLRNSAMYINRGNASRMHKLGLTPEELFKPYLELKKHLSGQLHDEEITLEAQRTTIEAAFKEVEKLAQTIDPTLVKAVAAEEQKAHNALQMLEKKLSKARDSKHEQTFKQLENLKEKLYPGGSLQERHDNLLSIQANNPDFIVALVDAFEPLEFKFTILEEE; encoded by the coding sequence ATGGAAGTAACAACAATGAAGATCACGAAGATGGATTATGCCGCAACCGGCGCCTTCTCCCAGACTATAGCCGACTACCTTTCTCAAAACGAAAAGCTAACGCCATTCTATAACCGTTTCCCGACTATAGCTGCGTTTGAAGCGCAGCTACAGGAGAAAAGCTTTAGCCAGGAGCAAAGGCAGGTGTTATACAAGGCCCTGCAGGAGCAGTATAGTTCGGTTTCAGAGATTAACCCGAAGGTGCAGCAGAACCTGGATTTGTTGTTGCAACCCAATACCTATACCATTACCACCGGCCACCAACTCAACATTTTTACCGGCCCGTTATACTTTGTGTATAAGATCATCACAGCCATAAATACCTGCAAGCAACTGCAGGAAAAATACCCGAACTATAACTTTGTGCCGGTATACTGGATGGCCACCGAAGACCACGATTTTGCCGAGATCAACCACTTTAACCTGTTTGGGAAAAGCTACAGTTGGGAGAGTGAGCAGAAAGGTGCCGTGGGCAGGTTCTCGACAAAAGGGCTGGAGCAACTACTGGATGAACTGCCTGAGAAGTTTCCGGTTTTTGAAGATGCTTATCGCAACAGCAATACCTTAGCCGATGCTACCCGCGCCATTACCCATAGTTTGTTTGGCGAGTACGGCCTGGTAACTATAGATGGCGATCATGCTGAACTGAAAAAAGCCCTGACGCCTATAGTTGAAAAAGAGCTGACCGAAAACCTGTCGCATAAGCTGGTATCTAAAACAAGTGCCCAGTTAGAAGAACTGGGCTACAAACCACAGGTCTATTCTCGTGAGATCAACCTGTTCTATTTAGAAGATAACCTGCGTGAACGGATCATTGAAGAGAACGGCAACTATAAAGTTTTAAATACGGACACCAGCTTTACAAAGGGAGAGATACTGCAGTTAGCCAAAGAGCATCCGGAGCAATTCAGCCCGAACGTGATTTTGAGGCCGCTGTACGAAGAACTGATACTGCCTAACCTGGCTTACATTGGCGGCGGGGCCGAGGTAGTGTACTGGTTCCAGTTGAAGCAGGTGTTTGAGCACTATAACGTTGCTTTCCCGCTGCTTATGCTGCGTAACTCGGCTATGTATATAAACCGTGGCAATGCCAGCCGCATGCACAAACTGGGCCTGACTCCGGAGGAGTTATTTAAGCCATACTTAGAGCTTAAGAAGCACCTCTCTGGCCAGCTGCACGACGAAGAAATTACCCTGGAAGCGCAACGTACAACTATAGAAGCTGCTTTTAAAGAAGTAGAAAAACTGGCACAAACGATAGACCCGACGTTAGTGAAGGCAGTGGCTGCCGAAGAGCAGAAAGCGCACAATGCCCTGCAGATGCTGGAGAAAAAGCTATCCAAAGCACGCGACAGCAAGCACGAGCAAACCTTTAAGCAACTCGAAAACCTGAAAGAGAAATTGTACCCGGGCGGTAGCCTGCAGGAGCGCCACGACAACCTGCTTTCTATACAGGCAAACAACCCAGACTTTATAGTTGCGCTGGTTGATGCTTTTGAGCCACTGGAGTTTAAGTTTACGATACTGGAAGAAGAATAA
- a CDS encoding endonuclease/exonuclease/phosphatase family protein, with product MPAKPKPSALIRRPAVVIALQALATFSILATLLPLLHSQEWYIRVFDYPRLQLFALAVISFILYLWLAPKERKRDKFLLSALAIVIIYQAVNIYPYTFLAPKEVKDADRNTPANTWLSLLVSNVLMYNKEHDKLAALIQKQEPDIVLLLESDMAWQKGLAPVTKQYPYRVEIPLENTYGMHLYSKLPLRQQKVSYLLDKDIPSIKTFVKLRNGTWVELHVVHPKPPVPTEDATSEKRDAEIVMIARDIANSKYPVVVAGDFNDVAWSRTTELFQEVSGLLDPRLGRGFYNTFNANYLFLRWPLDHVFHSTHFKVESIKRLPNIGSDHFPMFIRLSFAPENKYEQEEPEADTQTQEEASELIEEGKEEAAEDKREGKSE from the coding sequence TTGCCTGCTAAACCTAAACCATCTGCCCTTATCAGAAGACCTGCTGTAGTAATAGCACTACAAGCCCTTGCTACGTTTTCTATTCTTGCTACACTTTTGCCATTGCTGCACTCACAGGAGTGGTACATCCGCGTGTTCGATTACCCTCGTCTGCAGCTTTTTGCACTGGCTGTTATAAGCTTTATACTTTACCTCTGGCTGGCTCCTAAAGAACGTAAGCGCGATAAATTTTTGCTGTCTGCCCTCGCTATTGTTATCATTTACCAGGCTGTTAATATTTACCCTTATACTTTCCTGGCACCCAAAGAAGTAAAGGACGCAGACAGAAATACGCCTGCCAATACCTGGCTTAGCTTACTGGTTTCTAATGTATTGATGTACAACAAAGAGCATGATAAGCTTGCTGCACTTATACAAAAGCAGGAACCCGATATTGTGTTACTGTTAGAGTCTGATATGGCATGGCAGAAGGGCCTGGCACCTGTTACCAAACAGTATCCCTACCGCGTAGAGATACCGCTTGAAAACACTTATGGCATGCACCTTTACAGCAAATTGCCACTGCGCCAGCAAAAAGTAAGTTACCTGCTTGATAAAGACATTCCTTCCATTAAAACATTTGTAAAGCTGCGAAATGGTACCTGGGTAGAACTGCATGTGGTACACCCAAAACCACCCGTACCAACTGAGGACGCCACATCTGAAAAACGCGATGCCGAGATAGTGATGATTGCCCGTGACATTGCCAACTCGAAGTACCCGGTAGTAGTAGCCGGCGATTTTAACGATGTGGCCTGGTCGCGCACCACAGAGCTTTTCCAGGAAGTAAGCGGCCTGCTGGACCCACGCTTAGGCCGTGGTTTTTACAATACCTTTAATGCCAATTACCTTTTCCTGCGCTGGCCTCTGGATCATGTTTTCCACTCTACTCATTTTAAAGTTGAAAGTATAAAGCGGCTGCCCAACATCGGATCAGACCATTTCCCTATGTTTATCAGGCTAAGTTTTGCGCCCGAAAACAAGTATGAACAGGAAGAGCCCGAAGCTGATACCCAAACCCAGGAAGAAGCGAGTGAACTGATTGAGGAAGGGAAAGAAGAAGCTGCAGAAGATAAACGGGAAGGGAAATCAGAATAA
- a CDS encoding 5-formyltetrahydrofolate cyclo-ligase, whose protein sequence is MLKAELRKLMLQKRRALPAEEVQRRSEAIANQFFASFPLQPGQTVHVFLPIVKNNEVNTWPIIERLRLEHPEVRVAVPVTDVEQNILTHHHLTNEAILVENPWGIPEPQNAQHILAPEVDLVLIPLLAFDSVGHRVGYGKGFYDRFLADCRPDVLKVGLSLEPPVETIADPNPFDVPLDAVIMPDGVWRK, encoded by the coding sequence ATGCTGAAAGCGGAATTACGGAAACTGATGCTGCAAAAGCGCCGCGCACTGCCTGCAGAAGAGGTGCAGCGCAGAAGTGAAGCTATAGCCAATCAGTTTTTTGCGAGTTTCCCATTGCAGCCCGGGCAAACCGTGCACGTTTTTCTGCCGATTGTAAAGAACAACGAAGTAAACACCTGGCCCATTATTGAACGGCTGCGACTGGAGCACCCCGAAGTGCGCGTGGCTGTGCCGGTAACCGATGTGGAGCAAAATATATTAACGCACCACCACCTGACCAACGAAGCCATACTGGTAGAGAACCCGTGGGGAATACCGGAGCCACAAAACGCACAGCATATACTTGCTCCCGAAGTTGACCTAGTGTTGATACCGTTGCTGGCTTTTGATAGCGTAGGTCACCGGGTAGGCTACGGCAAAGGCTTTTACGACCGCTTTCTGGCAGACTGCCGGCCTGACGTGCTGAAGGTAGGTTTATCGCTGGAGCCCCCCGTAGAGACTATAGCTGACCCTAATCCGTTTGATGTGCCCCTGGATGCGGTGATAATGCCGGACGGGGTGTGGAGGAAGTAG
- the mnmD gene encoding tRNA (5-methylaminomethyl-2-thiouridine)(34)-methyltransferase MnmD, with translation MHLEIRQTKDGSNTLYVPELNEHYHSVHGALQESQHVFIKHGLEHALEQKRDVKILEIGFGTGLNAILTLPFALAQQAFIQYDTLEKYPLTAEVVEQLHFEQFILNPELLDYFKKMHAMPWNVPADLSPYFTLQKIHETLEEFSPPDAYYDVIYFDAFAPEKQPELWTAEVFAKLYKAVRPGGVLVTYCAKGAFKRNLKAAGFTVEALPGPPGKREMTRGTRPVL, from the coding sequence ATGCACCTCGAGATACGCCAGACCAAAGATGGCTCTAACACCCTGTATGTTCCTGAACTTAACGAGCACTACCACTCGGTGCACGGCGCGTTGCAGGAGTCGCAGCATGTGTTTATAAAGCACGGCCTGGAGCATGCCCTGGAGCAGAAACGCGATGTAAAGATACTGGAAATCGGTTTTGGCACTGGCCTTAATGCTATCCTGACGCTGCCTTTTGCCCTTGCCCAGCAGGCATTCATCCAGTACGACACCCTCGAGAAATACCCGCTTACAGCCGAAGTAGTGGAGCAGCTGCACTTTGAGCAGTTTATCCTGAACCCGGAGCTGCTGGACTACTTTAAAAAGATGCACGCCATGCCCTGGAACGTGCCTGCAGACCTGAGCCCGTATTTTACGCTGCAAAAGATCCACGAAACACTGGAAGAGTTCTCCCCGCCGGATGCGTACTACGATGTGATCTACTTTGATGCGTTTGCCCCCGAAAAACAGCCGGAACTATGGACGGCGGAAGTGTTTGCCAAACTATACAAAGCAGTGCGCCCTGGCGGTGTGCTGGTAACCTACTGTGCCAAAGGTGCTTTTAAACGGAACCTAAAGGCAGCAGGATTTACAGTAGAGGCGCTGCCCGGCCCTCCCGGAAAACGCGAAATGACACGCGGCACACGGCCAGTGCTATAG
- a CDS encoding YihY/virulence factor BrkB family protein → MATYTFKDIFTLLKSSVSEFLDNESLRLAAALAFNAIFSIPPLLLIIIKAAGFFLGEAAISGELSNQISTAVGPEAAKEVEAIVQNASLSESGWALWVGIGTLLFAGTTFFVTLQQSLNTVWNLKVKPTNGIMRMVRERIFSFGIILSIALLMLFSLVMSAAIAILSGYISDMLPGLGVWLIKLIDFIVSVGLISLLFTLIFKYLPDGIIRWKDTLIGAIVTALLFGLGKFLISWYIGTSDPGSAYGAAGSIIVILVWIYYSSMIVFYGAEFTQQYAERYGQHIRPKPHAVFVRIIEETVDKTDKASGRPKPEGRYNKNP, encoded by the coding sequence ATGGCTACCTATACTTTTAAAGATATCTTTACCCTTCTTAAATCTTCGGTTTCGGAGTTTCTGGATAATGAGTCGTTGCGGTTGGCAGCGGCACTGGCTTTTAATGCAATTTTTTCTATACCGCCCCTGCTGCTGATCATTATAAAAGCGGCTGGTTTTTTTCTGGGTGAAGCAGCTATTTCAGGCGAGCTTTCGAACCAGATCTCCACAGCAGTCGGGCCCGAAGCAGCTAAAGAAGTAGAAGCTATTGTGCAGAATGCCAGCTTAAGCGAAAGCGGGTGGGCCCTTTGGGTTGGTATCGGTACATTGCTGTTTGCAGGCACTACCTTTTTTGTAACCCTGCAACAATCGCTCAATACGGTCTGGAACCTGAAAGTGAAACCTACGAATGGCATCATGCGCATGGTAAGAGAGCGTATCTTTTCATTCGGCATTATCCTGAGCATTGCCTTGCTGATGCTGTTCTCACTGGTAATGAGTGCTGCTATTGCAATCCTGAGCGGTTATATCTCTGACATGCTCCCCGGCCTTGGCGTCTGGCTTATCAAGCTCATCGATTTTATAGTTTCCGTAGGGCTTATCTCGTTGCTGTTTACACTGATATTCAAATACCTGCCTGATGGTATCATTCGCTGGAAGGATACGCTGATCGGTGCTATAGTAACGGCTTTGTTGTTTGGTTTGGGCAAGTTCCTGATCAGCTGGTATATCGGTACTTCTGATCCGGGTTCGGCCTACGGGGCAGCAGGCTCTATCATCGTTATCCTTGTCTGGATCTATTATTCGTCGATGATCGTGTTTTATGGCGCTGAATTTACGCAGCAATACGCCGAGCGCTACGGCCAGCATATCCGGCCAAAACCGCACGCCGTTTTTGTGCGCATTATAGAAGAAACAGTTGATAAAACTGACAAAGCCAGCGGCAGACCAAAACCGGAAGGCAGGTATAATAAGAATCCGTAG
- a CDS encoding DUF4403 family protein produces the protein MRSTTFLSSLLLAATLYLTGCTSTSKLQTEAPVATASAVPVYQPKLSSITIPVSVQVATLEEMLNRQFAGVLYNDTNLDDDDVAVTVSKNVRMSIRADKDKIYFSVPLNIYAKGRWKWDPCKLCPAIDKTEDTRFDMVINTESKIGLTEDYKLKTTTIGDFEWGNTKPVLELGPLKIGLARFVEPALRKQMATLTKQLDAELQKQINVKQYVQQAWNMLQEPVKVNDDLNAWLQVLPQDVRVTPLQARNGTLGMRIGITSYINVTTDGKPKAQSLKKLPNLVLDNKLTDNIQVGLTADIPYTQASKMLQQQIANQTYKFDDGKSQLTVKDATISPGGDQLVLMLDVDGKTKAGLFTKKIVGKVYLRGTPYYDAATSSIKVRDVDYTLETKDKLLNTASWLAKNKFKDMIQQQVNIPVKDQLADAHKSLQQALDKQGRVHESVILKGKIQTIEPDNIYLTPTAIRAVITAKGNLTATIDKL, from the coding sequence GTGAGATCCACCACTTTTCTTTCATCGTTGTTGCTGGCAGCAACTTTATACTTAACCGGCTGCACCAGCACTTCAAAACTGCAAACTGAAGCGCCGGTTGCTACGGCATCTGCTGTTCCGGTATATCAGCCAAAACTATCTTCCATAACCATACCCGTAAGTGTGCAGGTGGCGACGTTAGAAGAAATGCTGAACCGACAATTTGCAGGTGTACTCTATAACGATACCAACCTGGATGATGACGATGTAGCTGTAACTGTGAGCAAAAATGTCCGCATGAGCATCCGGGCTGATAAGGATAAGATTTACTTCAGTGTACCGCTCAACATCTACGCGAAAGGCCGCTGGAAATGGGACCCGTGTAAACTTTGCCCCGCCATCGATAAGACCGAAGATACCCGGTTTGATATGGTGATTAATACCGAAAGCAAGATCGGGCTTACGGAAGACTATAAACTTAAAACTACTACCATAGGCGATTTTGAATGGGGCAATACCAAACCTGTGCTGGAATTAGGTCCGTTAAAAATTGGGTTGGCGCGCTTTGTGGAGCCGGCACTTCGTAAACAAATGGCAACACTGACCAAGCAACTTGATGCGGAGCTGCAGAAGCAGATTAATGTAAAGCAATATGTACAGCAGGCCTGGAATATGCTGCAGGAGCCCGTTAAAGTAAACGATGATTTAAATGCCTGGCTGCAGGTGTTGCCGCAGGATGTGCGTGTTACGCCGCTTCAGGCACGCAATGGCACACTAGGCATGCGCATTGGTATTACATCGTACATAAACGTAACTACCGACGGAAAGCCTAAAGCACAATCTCTGAAGAAACTGCCAAACCTGGTTTTAGACAACAAACTGACCGATAACATACAGGTTGGGCTTACGGCCGACATTCCTTATACACAAGCCAGTAAAATGCTGCAACAGCAGATAGCCAACCAGACCTACAAGTTTGATGATGGCAAAAGCCAACTGACTGTGAAAGATGCAACTATAAGCCCGGGTGGCGACCAACTGGTGCTGATGCTGGATGTGGATGGTAAAACAAAGGCAGGCCTGTTCACAAAAAAGATAGTGGGCAAAGTATACCTGCGCGGCACACCGTATTACGATGCGGCTACCTCCTCTATAAAAGTACGCGACGTGGATTATACCCTGGAGACCAAAGACAAGCTACTGAATACGGCCAGCTGGTTAGCTAAGAACAAGTTTAAAGACATGATTCAGCAGCAGGTGAACATTCCTGTAAAAGACCAGCTAGCCGATGCACATAAGTCGCTGCAGCAGGCACTGGATAAGCAGGGCCGCGTGCACGAGTCGGTAATACTGAAAGGGAAGATACAAACTATAGAACCGGACAATATTTACTTAACACCTACTGCTATCCGCGCAGTAATAACTGCCAAAGGCAACCTTACCGCAACTATAGACAAACTATAG
- a CDS encoding PH domain-containing protein, whose protein sequence is MGLLSGLMGHASEVSIEKLTNEFQPILLDNEHIEKAYKLIRDILVFTNKRLILVNKQGVTGSKVDYQSIPYSSIKMFSKETAGMMDFDAELKIWLTGESAPTIKQDFRKGDNINEAYKVLSKYVLK, encoded by the coding sequence ATGGGATTATTAAGCGGCCTGATGGGCCATGCCTCCGAAGTGTCAATTGAAAAACTGACCAACGAATTTCAGCCGATTCTGCTGGATAACGAGCATATAGAGAAAGCCTACAAACTTATCCGCGACATACTGGTGTTTACCAACAAGCGGCTGATACTGGTAAATAAACAGGGTGTAACCGGCTCAAAAGTAGATTACCAGAGCATCCCGTACAGCAGTATTAAAATGTTTTCGAAAGAAACGGCCGGCATGATGGACTTCGACGCCGAACTAAAGATATGGCTGACCGGCGAGTCGGCACCAACTATAAAACAGGATTTCCGGAAAGGTGATAATATAAACGAGGCTTATAAAGTGCTGAGCAAGTACGTGCTTAAGTAA
- the rlmN gene encoding 23S rRNA (adenine(2503)-C(2))-methyltransferase RlmN, translating into MTLIADISILNKKDIRKLTLDDLKAWLVEQGEKPFRAKQIYEWLWKHSIQSFAEMNNVSLALREKLEQHFAINAVQVATEQLSNDGTIKSAFKLYDSNIVEGVLIPHDERKTACVSSQVGCSLTCKFCATGYMDRVRNLDAAEIYDQVVRINEQSLRQYGQPLTNIVYMGMGEPMLNYANVMKSIERITAHDGLGMAARRITVSTAGIAKMIKKMADDGVKANLALSLHAANDEKRNQIMPINETNSLEAIKDALKHYHQVTGRKVTYEYIVFDDFNDTLQDAEELLQFSKIIPCKINLIEYNPIANADFVNTDDDRLQNFIYYLADRGCQVNVRRSRGKDIDAACGQLAVKENQQV; encoded by the coding sequence ATGACGTTGATCGCAGATATTTCGATTCTTAATAAAAAAGACATCCGCAAGCTTACGCTGGACGACCTGAAGGCCTGGCTGGTAGAGCAGGGCGAGAAGCCTTTCCGTGCCAAGCAGATCTATGAGTGGCTCTGGAAGCATTCTATCCAGTCGTTTGCGGAGATGAATAATGTAAGCCTTGCCCTGCGCGAAAAGCTGGAGCAGCACTTTGCCATTAATGCGGTGCAGGTTGCCACGGAGCAGCTGAGCAACGACGGAACTATAAAATCTGCGTTCAAACTATACGACAGCAACATTGTAGAAGGCGTACTGATTCCGCATGATGAGCGCAAAACTGCCTGCGTTAGCAGCCAGGTGGGTTGTTCGCTTACCTGTAAGTTCTGCGCAACCGGCTATATGGACCGCGTCCGTAACCTCGATGCCGCGGAAATCTACGACCAGGTAGTGCGCATAAACGAGCAGAGCCTTCGCCAATATGGTCAGCCGCTTACCAATATTGTGTATATGGGCATGGGCGAACCAATGCTAAATTATGCCAACGTTATGAAGAGCATTGAGCGCATTACCGCGCATGATGGATTGGGCATGGCAGCGCGCCGCATTACGGTAAGTACAGCCGGCATTGCCAAAATGATCAAGAAGATGGCGGATGACGGAGTGAAAGCGAACCTGGCGTTGTCGTTGCACGCAGCTAACGATGAGAAGCGCAACCAGATCATGCCGATAAACGAGACTAACTCGCTGGAAGCCATAAAAGATGCCCTGAAGCATTACCACCAGGTTACAGGCCGCAAGGTAACGTACGAGTACATTGTATTCGATGATTTTAACGATACCCTGCAGGATGCTGAAGAGCTGCTACAGTTCTCTAAAATTATTCCTTGCAAGATTAACCTGATAGAGTATAACCCGATCGCCAACGCTGATTTTGTGAATACCGACGACGACCGTCTGCAGAACTTTATTTACTACTTAGCAGATCGTGGGTGCCAGGTAAATGTGCGCCGCAGCCGAGGTAAAGACATTGATGCTGCCTGCGGGCAGCTGGCTGTAAAAGAGAACCAGCAGGTCTAA
- a CDS encoding NAD-dependent epimerase/dehydratase family protein, whose amino-acid sequence MANTSDTVLVIGSSGQLGSELTMELRNMYGGSNVVAADIAAPKHADLRDSGPFEKIDVLDPKAMGELAAKYKFKQIYHLAAVLSATGEKNPKFAWKLNMDGLFNVLDLALEQKVEKVYWPSSIAVFGPNTPRQNTPQHTIMDPNTVYGISKQAGERWCEYYFEKYGLDVRSLRYPGLIGYKALPGGGTTDYAVDIYHQALESASYECFLSENTYLPMMYMPDALKATLDLMHAPAEQVKVRSSYNLSAMSFSPKEITESIKKHIPEFEISYKPDSRQQIADSWPQSIDDSAAQQDWNWKPAYDLDAMTADMLLNLKKMKEEQAV is encoded by the coding sequence ATGGCAAACACAAGCGACACGGTACTGGTAATAGGTTCGAGCGGCCAGCTTGGCTCCGAACTGACAATGGAACTGCGGAATATGTATGGCGGAAGTAATGTAGTGGCGGCAGATATTGCAGCACCCAAACATGCCGACCTGCGCGACTCCGGACCTTTTGAGAAAATAGATGTGCTGGACCCAAAAGCAATGGGCGAACTGGCAGCTAAATATAAATTCAAGCAGATATATCACCTGGCAGCTGTGCTATCGGCAACCGGCGAGAAGAACCCGAAATTTGCCTGGAAACTGAACATGGACGGCCTGTTTAACGTGCTGGACCTTGCACTGGAACAGAAAGTGGAGAAAGTTTACTGGCCAAGCTCTATCGCTGTTTTCGGCCCGAACACCCCACGCCAGAACACGCCACAGCATACCATCATGGATCCGAACACGGTGTATGGTATCAGCAAGCAGGCTGGTGAGCGCTGGTGCGAATATTATTTCGAGAAATACGGTCTGGATGTGCGCAGCCTGCGTTACCCTGGCCTTATCGGGTACAAAGCGTTACCGGGCGGTGGCACTACAGATTATGCCGTAGACATTTACCACCAGGCACTGGAAAGCGCCAGCTACGAGTGCTTCCTGAGCGAGAATACGTACCTGCCAATGATGTACATGCCGGATGCCCTGAAAGCTACTTTGGATTTAATGCACGCCCCAGCGGAACAGGTAAAAGTACGCAGCTCGTATAACCTGAGCGCGATGAGCTTCTCGCCTAAAGAGATCACAGAGTCCATCAAAAAGCATATCCCGGAGTTTGAGATCAGCTACAAGCCAGACTCACGCCAGCAGATTGCCGATTCGTGGCCACAAAGCATAGACGACAGCGCCGCCCAGCAGGACTGGAACTGGAAACCAGCTTACGACCTGGATGCTATGACCGCTGATATGTTGCTGAATCTGAAAAAGATGAAGGAAGAACAGGCTGTTTAA